From Nonlabens sp. Ci31, the proteins below share one genomic window:
- a CDS encoding type B 50S ribosomal protein L31, which produces MQKGIHPENYRLVAFKDMSNEEVFITKSTANTSETIDFEGSEYPLIKLEISRTSHPFYTGESKLIDTAGRIDKFKNKYSKFKK; this is translated from the coding sequence ATGCAAAAAGGAATACACCCAGAGAATTATAGATTAGTAGCGTTTAAGGATATGTCTAATGAAGAAGTTTTCATTACCAAATCTACTGCAAATACTAGCGAGACCATCGATTTTGAAGGATCAGAATATCCATTGATCAAATTAGAGATTTCTCGTACATCTCACCCATTTTATACGGGAGAAAGCAAACTTATCGATACTGCTGGTCGTATTGATAAATTTAAAAACAAATACTCAAAATTTAAGAAGTAA